One window of Cellulomonas shaoxiangyii genomic DNA carries:
- a CDS encoding VOC family protein codes for MLRGVATISIYAEDHEAASAWYTELLGLEPYFRVPGYHEWRVGDHEDELGLIDAAYAPPNALGEPGGAVVQWHVDDLEAALARVLSLGATPREPVTERGEGFRTAVVVDPFGNLLGLMENPHWLEVQARGATAR; via the coding sequence ATGCTGCGCGGAGTGGCGACGATCTCCATCTACGCCGAGGACCACGAGGCGGCGTCCGCCTGGTACACCGAGCTGCTCGGGCTCGAGCCGTACTTCCGGGTGCCCGGGTACCACGAGTGGCGCGTCGGCGACCACGAGGACGAGCTGGGCCTCATCGACGCGGCGTACGCGCCGCCGAACGCGCTGGGCGAGCCCGGTGGGGCGGTCGTGCAGTGGCACGTCGACGACCTCGAGGCGGCCCTCGCGCGCGTGCTCTCGCTCGGCGCGACGCCGCGCGAGCCGGTGACGGAGCGTGGCGAGGGCTTCCGGACGGCGGTCGTCGTCGACCCGTTCGGCAACCTGCTCGGCCTCATGGAGAACCCCCACTGGCTCG
- a CDS encoding ATP-binding protein, with protein sequence MSEQPTDGPSERDQGLRTALPPEGFEHVRTWTLDTTAELSRLRRELSAETGGDPSRLDPVGERMLLIASELATNALLHGIPPTIVTLSRSGSLLLLDVADHDVRGTPAIAGERAVGMGGFGLRIARRLSQDVGWYADTTTKHVWAVLEAQTA encoded by the coding sequence GTGAGCGAGCAGCCGACCGACGGCCCGTCGGAGCGGGACCAGGGGCTGCGCACGGCGCTCCCGCCGGAGGGGTTCGAGCACGTCCGCACGTGGACCCTCGACACCACGGCGGAGCTCTCCCGCCTGCGTCGCGAGCTCTCGGCCGAGACCGGCGGCGACCCGTCACGCCTGGACCCGGTGGGCGAGCGCATGCTCCTCATCGCGAGCGAGCTCGCCACGAACGCCCTCCTGCACGGCATCCCCCCGACGATCGTCACGCTGAGCCGCAGCGGGTCGCTGCTGCTCCTCGACGTGGCCGACCACGACGTGCGCGGCACGCCCGCGATCGCCGGCGAGCGCGCGGTCGGCATGGGCGGGTTCGGCCTGCGCATCGCACGCCGGCTCTCGCAGGACGTGGGCTGGTACGCCGACACGACGACCAAGCACGTGTGGGCGGTCCTCGAGGCGCAGACCGCCTGA
- a CDS encoding oxygenase MpaB family protein, producing the protein MTLVDPVRRWRARAGTALFLRVAGPHGERSRHRIHHRPGPRWFAPDAAIREVHGDASMFVGGLRSLLLQSLHPAAMAAVAEHSGYRADPWGRLSRTSTFLAVTVFGTAEDAQGAVDAVRTIHGRVRGVTADGVAYAADDPDLLRWVHVAEIESFLDAHRRHGTHPLTPGRADEYVAQAARIGRALGAVDVPETVAELEAALDSYRPVLRPTPAALDAAHFLLREPPVPAPLRLGYSALSQAAVASLPPWAAEQLGLGTVGRARGTAAHWAGRQATRTVRWLLAGQQTVGVPAASGTA; encoded by the coding sequence ATGACCCTCGTCGACCCGGTGCGCCGGTGGCGCGCCCGCGCCGGCACCGCGCTCTTCCTGCGGGTCGCGGGACCCCACGGCGAGCGCAGCCGGCACCGCATCCACCACCGTCCCGGCCCGCGCTGGTTCGCCCCCGACGCGGCGATCCGCGAGGTCCACGGCGACGCGTCGATGTTCGTGGGCGGCCTGCGCTCCCTGCTGCTGCAGTCGCTGCACCCCGCCGCGATGGCCGCCGTGGCGGAGCACTCCGGCTACCGCGCCGACCCGTGGGGTCGCCTGTCGCGCACCAGCACGTTCCTCGCGGTGACGGTCTTCGGCACCGCCGAGGACGCGCAGGGCGCCGTCGACGCGGTGCGCACCATCCACGGGCGCGTCCGCGGGGTCACGGCCGACGGCGTCGCGTACGCCGCCGACGACCCCGACCTGCTGCGGTGGGTGCACGTCGCCGAGATCGAGAGCTTCCTCGACGCGCACCGCCGGCACGGCACGCACCCGCTGACGCCCGGGCGCGCCGACGAGTACGTCGCGCAGGCCGCGCGCATCGGCCGCGCGCTCGGCGCCGTCGACGTGCCGGAGACCGTGGCCGAGCTCGAGGCGGCGCTCGACTCCTACCGTCCCGTCCTGCGACCGACCCCGGCCGCCCTGGACGCCGCGCACTTCCTGCTGCGCGAGCCGCCCGTGCCGGCCCCGCTGCGGCTCGGGTACTCGGCGCTGTCGCAGGCGGCGGTCGCGAGCCTGCCGCCGTGGGCGGCCGAGCAGCTCGGCCTGGGCACCGTCGGGCGCGCGCGGGGGACGGCGGCCCACTGGGCGGGCCGGCAGGCGACGCGCACGGTCCGGTGGCTCCTCGCGGGTCAGCAGACGGTGGGCGTCCCGGCGGCGTCCGGCACCGCCTGA